A genomic region of Leptolyngbya sp. NIES-2104 contains the following coding sequences:
- the hemF gene encoding oxygen-dependent coproporphyrinogen oxidase, producing the protein MTAFFTSNATETTQAHPPSDSRERVRQWLQSFQDKVCEGLEAADGEAQFKQDSWTREEGGGGRSRVMREGRVFEQGGVNFSEVWGKDLPPSILVQRPEAQGHSFYATGTSMVLHPRNPYIPTVHLNYRYFEAGPVWWFGGGIDLTPYYPFEEDVIHFHQTLKDACDRHHSEYYPTFKLWCDEYFYLKHRKETRGVGGIFFDYQDTRGDLYPISYPGSQSDTPAALRSKEVGTVQNRTWEDLFAFVQSCGDAFLPAYTPIVERRHNTEYSDQQRQFQLYRRGRYVEFNLVYDRGTIFGLQTNGRTESILMSLPPMVRWEYGYEPEPGSPEARLYEIFLKPQDWINWSKNGAH; encoded by the coding sequence ATGACTGCCTTCTTTACCTCCAACGCGACCGAGACGACCCAAGCACACCCGCCCAGCGATTCCCGCGAACGGGTGCGCCAGTGGCTACAATCTTTTCAGGATAAAGTCTGTGAAGGCTTAGAAGCCGCAGACGGAGAAGCTCAATTTAAACAAGATAGTTGGACACGAGAAGAAGGCGGCGGCGGTCGATCGCGAGTCATGCGCGAAGGTCGAGTCTTCGAGCAAGGTGGAGTCAATTTCTCGGAAGTTTGGGGCAAGGATTTACCGCCTTCGATTTTGGTTCAGCGCCCGGAAGCACAGGGTCACAGCTTCTACGCGACGGGGACTTCGATGGTGCTGCATCCGCGCAATCCTTACATTCCAACGGTGCATCTAAACTATCGCTATTTTGAAGCGGGTCCGGTTTGGTGGTTCGGTGGCGGAATCGATTTAACGCCGTACTATCCGTTTGAAGAAGATGTGATCCACTTCCATCAAACGCTGAAAGACGCTTGCGATCGTCATCATTCTGAGTACTATCCGACCTTTAAACTCTGGTGCGACGAGTACTTCTATCTGAAGCACCGTAAGGAAACTCGTGGAGTAGGCGGAATCTTCTTCGATTATCAAGATACGAGAGGCGATCTTTACCCAATTTCGTATCCAGGTTCGCAAAGTGATACTCCTGCGGCACTCAGAAGCAAGGAAGTCGGAACGGTTCAAAATCGCACCTGGGAAGACCTATTCGCGTTTGTGCAGTCTTGTGGCGATGCGTTCTTACCTGCTTACACCCCGATCGTAGAACGTCGTCACAATACAGAATATAGCGATCAACAAAGACAGTTCCAACTCTACCGCCGTGGGCGATATGTGGAATTTAACCTGGTGTACGATCGCGGAACGATTTTCGGACTGCAAACAAACGGGCGCACCGAATCGATTCTGATGTCGTTGCCGCCGATGGTGCGCTGGGAATATGGCTACGAACCCGAACCCGGCAGCCCAGAAGCGCGGTTGTATGAAATTTTCTTGAAGCCGCAAGACTGGATCAATTGGTCAAAAAACGGGGCACACTAA